In the Paludisphaera rhizosphaerae genome, one interval contains:
- a CDS encoding peptide chain release factor family protein translates to MSGHPAALDPDKLAAECEFRATRRSGPGGQNRNKVETAVILTHRPTGISAEAAERRSQGQNRQQALFRLRVRLAIEIRTPAEPSPSPLWTSRLRGGRIVVSPEHDDFPALLAEALDVLATCDDDAREAALRLDCSTTQLVKLLALEPLALGQVNARRVNRGLHPLR, encoded by the coding sequence ATGAGCGGCCACCCCGCCGCGCTCGATCCCGACAAGCTGGCCGCCGAGTGCGAGTTCCGGGCCACCCGACGCTCCGGCCCCGGCGGTCAGAACCGCAACAAGGTCGAGACGGCCGTCATCCTGACGCATCGCCCCACGGGCATCTCGGCCGAGGCCGCCGAACGCCGCAGCCAGGGCCAGAACCGCCAGCAGGCCCTCTTCCGACTCCGCGTCCGGTTGGCCATCGAAATCCGGACTCCCGCTGAACCCTCCCCGAGCCCCCTTTGGACCTCCCGCCTCCGAGGCGGCCGGATCGTCGTCAGCCCCGAACACGACGACTTCCCCGCCCTCCTCGCCGAGGCGCTGGACGTCCTCGCGACGTGCGACGACGACGCCAGGGAGGCCGCCCTGCGGCTGGATTGTTCCACCACCCAACTGGTCAAGCTGCTGGCCCTGGAGCCTCTCGCGCTTGGCCAGGTAAACGCCCGGCGCGTCAATCGCGGACTTCATCCGCTCCGGTAA
- a CDS encoding bifunctional heptose 7-phosphate kinase/heptose 1-phosphate adenyltransferase, which produces MTPERFREIVSRYKDLRIAVVGDFCLDRYLEIDPDRAETSIETGLPVHNVVAVRAQPGGAGTVLNNLVALGVGRVEVVGFRGDDGEGYELERGLRAAPGVSTEHFLTARDRRTFTYCKPLVVRPGEPPVELNRLDSKNWTPTPEVLEKRLIESLRDVAETCDAIIVLEQVDAAETGVVTRKLLGAIDELTAQRPNLLFLADSRRGLKGWPSVALKMNAAELAAMLERPPAAEIDEIRQAAVELAKGSGRPVFVTLSERGILAADPNGEAVHVPTLPLRGAIDVVGAGDSVTANLTAALAAGASLREAVELAVVASSVVVHQLGTTGVATVFDLAALLDQVAPA; this is translated from the coding sequence ATGACGCCGGAACGCTTCCGGGAGATCGTCTCCCGTTACAAAGATCTGCGAATCGCGGTCGTAGGCGATTTCTGCCTCGATCGCTACCTGGAGATCGACCCCGACCGCGCCGAGACGTCCATCGAGACCGGCCTGCCAGTCCATAACGTCGTCGCCGTTCGGGCGCAGCCGGGAGGGGCGGGGACGGTGCTGAACAACCTCGTGGCGCTGGGCGTCGGCCGGGTGGAGGTGGTCGGCTTCCGGGGCGACGACGGCGAAGGGTACGAACTTGAGCGCGGGCTTCGAGCCGCCCCCGGAGTTTCGACCGAGCACTTCCTGACTGCTCGCGACCGCCGCACCTTCACCTACTGCAAGCCGCTCGTCGTGCGTCCGGGCGAGCCCCCGGTGGAGTTGAACCGACTCGACTCCAAGAACTGGACGCCCACACCCGAAGTGCTGGAGAAGCGGCTGATCGAAAGCCTGCGTGACGTAGCCGAAACCTGCGACGCGATCATCGTCCTGGAGCAGGTCGACGCCGCCGAGACGGGGGTCGTGACGCGTAAGCTCCTCGGGGCGATCGACGAACTGACGGCACAACGTCCGAACCTCCTCTTCCTGGCCGATTCGCGACGCGGCCTGAAGGGCTGGCCCAGCGTCGCCCTCAAGATGAACGCCGCCGAGCTGGCCGCGATGCTCGAACGACCGCCGGCCGCCGAGATCGACGAAATCAGGCAGGCCGCCGTCGAACTGGCGAAAGGTTCGGGCCGGCCGGTTTTCGTGACGCTCTCCGAACGCGGAATCCTCGCCGCCGACCCGAACGGCGAAGCCGTCCACGTCCCGACGCTCCCTCTGCGAGGGGCGATCGACGTCGTCGGGGCAGGGGATTCGGTCACGGCCAACCTGACCGCGGCGCTGGCGGCGGGAGCCTCGTTGCGCGAGGCCGTGGAATTGGCGGTCGTGGCGTCGTCGGTCGTCGTGCACCAGCTTGGGACGACCGGCGTGGCGACGGTCTTCGACCTGGCCGCCTTGCTCGATCAGGTCGCCCCGGCATGA
- a CDS encoding HAD family hydrolase, with protein sequence MTTPAPSFAGDVILQPSFAPRPGTSRVLFDFDGTLSLVRQGWPDVMVPMFVEMLPPLEGESEEDRRRMAFEDIMHLNGKQTIYQMIQLAERIKERGGHPHDPLWYKHEYLNRLDERISHRLDGLKHGTIRPDDLLVHGARELLENLTRRGLTLYLASGTDEPFVRREAELLDVARYFGPHIYGAQDDYKTFSKKMVIERILRENDIHGAELLSFGDGYVEIQNTKEVGGLAVAVASDEADNGSGRMDAWKLERLTGVGADVVIPDYRDEAPLLELILGS encoded by the coding sequence GTGACGACCCCAGCCCCGTCCTTCGCGGGCGACGTGATCCTGCAGCCGTCGTTCGCCCCTCGACCAGGGACCAGCCGCGTCCTCTTCGACTTCGACGGCACGCTCTCGCTGGTCCGCCAGGGCTGGCCGGACGTCATGGTCCCCATGTTCGTTGAGATGCTCCCTCCGCTCGAGGGCGAGTCCGAGGAGGACCGCCGTCGCATGGCGTTCGAGGACATCATGCACCTCAACGGCAAGCAGACCATCTACCAGATGATCCAGCTCGCCGAACGCATCAAGGAACGGGGAGGGCATCCCCACGACCCGCTCTGGTACAAGCACGAGTACCTCAACCGGCTCGACGAACGGATCTCCCACCGGCTCGACGGCCTCAAGCACGGGACGATCCGCCCCGACGACCTGCTCGTCCACGGAGCCCGCGAGTTGCTTGAGAACCTCACGCGTCGCGGCCTGACTCTTTACCTGGCCAGCGGCACCGACGAGCCTTTCGTTCGTCGCGAGGCCGAACTACTGGACGTCGCGCGTTACTTCGGCCCTCACATCTACGGGGCCCAGGACGACTACAAGACGTTCTCCAAGAAGATGGTCATCGAGCGGATCCTCCGCGAGAACGACATCCATGGCGCGGAGCTTCTTTCCTTCGGCGACGGCTACGTCGAGATCCAGAACACCAAGGAAGTCGGCGGCCTGGCCGTGGCTGTGGCCAGCGACGAGGCGGACAACGGCTCCGGGCGCATGGACGCCTGGAAGCTCGAACGCCTGACGGGCGTCGGCGCCGACGTCGTCATCCCCGACTATCGCGACGAGGCCCCGCTGCTGGAGTTGATCCTGGGATCATGA
- a CDS encoding D-sedoheptulose-7-phosphate isomerase — protein MQSWLSRYVEAQHRALDSISLPDVEQAVATVKRAWEEDRQIFAIGNGGNAASASHFATDLGKGASDALGRRFRILTLADNVAWLTAIGNDYKFDDVFLRPLENYARPGDVLIASSVSGSSPNLVRAMEWARDNDLRTIALVGAKRGGIATLAEQAIVVADTHYGRVEDVQMTILHMICYAFMEQTKEPA, from the coding sequence ATGCAATCCTGGCTGTCGCGTTACGTCGAAGCCCAGCACCGCGCGCTGGATTCGATCTCGCTCCCCGACGTGGAGCAGGCCGTTGCCACCGTGAAACGAGCCTGGGAGGAAGACCGCCAGATCTTCGCGATCGGCAACGGCGGCAACGCCGCCAGCGCCTCTCATTTCGCCACCGACCTGGGCAAAGGGGCCAGCGACGCCCTCGGCCGGCGATTCCGGATCCTCACCCTGGCCGACAACGTCGCCTGGCTGACGGCCATCGGCAACGACTACAAGTTCGACGACGTCTTCCTCCGACCGCTCGAAAACTACGCCCGGCCCGGCGACGTCCTCATCGCCAGCAGCGTGAGCGGCAGTTCCCCGAACCTCGTCCGCGCGATGGAGTGGGCCCGCGACAACGACCTGCGGACCATCGCCCTGGTGGGCGCGAAGCGTGGCGGGATCGCCACCCTTGCGGAGCAGGCGATCGTCGTGGCCGACACTCATTACGGTCGCGTCGAGGACGTCCAGATGACCATCCTCCACATGATCTGCTACGCGTTCATGGAACAGACAAAGGAGCCGGCGTGA
- a CDS encoding lysylphosphatidylglycerol synthase domain-containing protein: MNPPPDSPVGWRKPAIRAVKAAIAVLIFWGVGRHVVRTWNDLGNSGTTLEIHPVWLIASGLIYIIGLTFCGAFYGDVLRSSPSPISRFAAQRAYLISHLGKYVPGKAVVVVMRAALSTPYGARASTSAVATFYETLVMMASGALIAAVVFAMGGDSPVLTLDRTILGVREIRAFVLFALLAAGLAAAFLVVVAPPVFHRVAGTLLRKVPGVSADAMPTLSWGLLGLGLIRTAGSWVLLGLSQFAAARGLAGQVDPSVIPVVTASVALATVAGFVVAVAPGGLGVRESVLMYALGPALGTRLAVAAALALRLSWVAAELLAAAVLVPMGKKSAAPERVRTAEAIQENIPMTEAP, translated from the coding sequence GTGAACCCTCCTCCAGACAGTCCGGTCGGATGGCGCAAGCCGGCGATCCGTGCGGTCAAGGCGGCAATCGCCGTCCTGATCTTCTGGGGAGTCGGTCGACACGTCGTTCGAACCTGGAACGACCTCGGAAACAGTGGAACGACTCTCGAGATCCACCCCGTCTGGTTAATTGCGTCCGGCCTGATTTACATCATCGGACTGACGTTCTGTGGAGCCTTCTACGGCGACGTCCTGCGTTCCAGCCCCTCGCCGATCTCGCGGTTCGCCGCTCAGAGGGCGTATCTCATCAGCCACCTGGGAAAGTACGTCCCGGGCAAGGCGGTGGTCGTGGTGATGCGTGCTGCGCTCTCGACTCCTTATGGAGCCCGGGCGTCGACCTCGGCCGTGGCGACGTTTTATGAAACGCTCGTCATGATGGCCTCGGGGGCATTGATCGCCGCGGTGGTCTTCGCGATGGGGGGCGATTCACCGGTGCTGACGCTGGATCGAACGATCCTGGGGGTTCGCGAGATCCGGGCGTTCGTCCTGTTCGCCCTGCTCGCGGCGGGCTTGGCGGCGGCGTTCCTCGTTGTCGTCGCACCGCCGGTCTTCCATCGCGTGGCCGGGACCCTGCTTCGAAAGGTTCCCGGCGTGAGCGCCGATGCGATGCCCACGCTCTCCTGGGGATTGCTGGGGCTGGGGCTCATTCGGACGGCCGGCTCCTGGGTCTTGCTGGGACTGAGTCAGTTCGCGGCGGCTCGCGGCCTGGCCGGCCAGGTTGATCCATCCGTGATTCCGGTCGTGACGGCGAGCGTCGCGTTGGCGACTGTGGCCGGATTTGTCGTAGCCGTCGCTCCGGGCGGGCTGGGCGTTCGCGAGAGCGTTTTGATGTATGCTCTGGGGCCAGCACTTGGGACGCGACTGGCCGTCGCCGCCGCCCTCGCGCTGCGATTGTCATGGGTGGCCGCGGAACTTCTAGCCGCCGCGGTCCTCGTCCCGATGGGTAAGAAGTCCGCCGCGCCGGAACGGGTGCGGACGGCAGAGGCGATCCAGGAAAACATCCCGATGACGGAAGCCCCATGA
- a CDS encoding glycosyltransferase family 2 protein, with product MISVVIPVYNEEQSLAILHGELDAVFSRLGEDVEFLFVDDGSRDGSWRAVSELAQKDSRVRGIRFRRNFGKASALTAGFQAATGDRVFTLDADLQDDPAEIPRFLERIDSGLDVVSGWKRTRHDPWHKVYPSRVFNALVSNLTGCVLHDHNCGFKAYRNEVLREVGIYGELHRFVPALAFAKGFRVGEIEVNHRRREHGKSKYGFTRFLKGFLDLLTVVFLTRFRQRPLHVIGASGMILSTLGTLGMLYMAYVWLINHWATDPHPIGSRPFLFYSMALMLVGAQLFSLGFLAELVTSYGIRAQDTYSIAEKIRPEGVTNQSRDGVGSPSQPQA from the coding sequence ATGATCAGCGTCGTGATTCCGGTCTACAACGAAGAGCAGAGCCTCGCCATCCTTCACGGCGAGTTGGACGCCGTTTTCTCCCGACTTGGAGAGGACGTCGAGTTCCTCTTCGTGGACGACGGCAGCCGCGACGGCTCGTGGCGGGCGGTTTCGGAACTGGCCCAGAAGGATTCCAGGGTTCGGGGGATTCGTTTCCGGCGGAACTTCGGCAAGGCTTCCGCCCTGACGGCGGGATTCCAGGCGGCGACGGGCGATCGCGTCTTCACGCTCGACGCCGACTTGCAGGACGACCCGGCGGAGATCCCTCGCTTCCTGGAGCGTATCGACTCAGGGCTCGACGTGGTGAGCGGTTGGAAACGGACTCGTCACGACCCCTGGCACAAGGTTTATCCCAGCCGGGTCTTCAATGCGCTGGTGAGCAACCTCACCGGCTGCGTCCTGCACGACCACAACTGCGGCTTCAAGGCGTATCGGAACGAGGTCCTCCGCGAGGTCGGCATTTACGGCGAGCTGCACCGGTTCGTACCCGCATTGGCCTTCGCCAAGGGTTTCCGCGTCGGCGAGATCGAGGTGAATCATCGCCGTCGCGAGCATGGCAAGTCCAAGTATGGATTCACGCGGTTCCTCAAGGGCTTTCTCGACCTTCTGACGGTCGTCTTCCTGACGAGGTTCCGTCAACGCCCGCTCCACGTCATCGGCGCTTCGGGGATGATCCTCTCGACGCTCGGGACGCTCGGGATGCTCTACATGGCCTACGTCTGGTTGATCAACCACTGGGCGACCGACCCCCACCCGATCGGCTCCCGGCCGTTTCTGTTTTACTCCATGGCCCTCATGCTGGTGGGCGCCCAGCTTTTCAGTCTGGGCTTTCTTGCCGAACTGGTGACCTCTTACGGAATCCGGGCGCAGGACACGTACTCCATCGCCGAGAAGATTCGCCCTGAGGGCGTCACGAACCAGTCCCGCGACGGCGTGGGATCTCCTTCTCAACCGCAAGCCTGA